Proteins encoded in a region of the Deltaproteobacteria bacterium genome:
- the rdgC gene encoding recombination-associated protein RdgC: MGFLTGTCTFTKYRIEGDEPISFRDFVDERLKRFAFRELEGASDEKTTGWVGLGSVLDTEFLNAYYSVGDYLAFSLRIDRRSVPAALHKKHVLEAEEKARTMTGRRYLSKGEKTEIKDRVHATLMSKVMAVPSLFDVCWCVSERWLLLASLAPKVREEFEKLFKRCFELEAFPFVPWTARYLDPELEATLGRLTPASFV; this comes from the coding sequence ATGGGCTTCTTGACCGGCACATGCACGTTTACAAAATACAGAATCGAGGGCGACGAACCTATATCCTTCCGGGATTTCGTCGACGAACGTTTGAAGAGATTCGCCTTCCGGGAACTGGAAGGCGCCAGCGATGAAAAAACCACGGGATGGGTAGGCCTGGGCAGTGTTCTGGATACCGAGTTTCTGAACGCCTATTATTCCGTAGGCGATTATCTGGCGTTTTCGCTGCGGATCGACCGCCGATCCGTACCCGCGGCCCTGCACAAGAAACACGTACTCGAGGCTGAAGAGAAAGCCAGGACAATGACGGGCCGGCGCTATCTCAGCAAAGGGGAAAAGACCGAGATCAAAGACCGGGTCCACGCCACCCTCATGTCCAAAGTGATGGCGGTTCCTTCCCTGTTCGACGTGTGCTGGTGTGTCTCGGAGCGATGGCTGCTGCTGGCTTCACTGGCGCCCAAGGTTCGCGAAGAGTTCGAGAAACTGTTCAAAAGATGCTTTGAACTGGAAGCTTTTCCTTTTGTGCCGTGGACGGCCCGGTATCTGGATCCGGAACTCGAGGCAACACTGGGACGATTAACGCCTGCATCGTTTGTTTAG
- a CDS encoding acetoin utilization protein AcuC, whose protein sequence is MIGTAFLYTSEYDRFDYGPRHPLRISRLRLTHQLMDAYGLLDLENCAYLATRSAKLEELLVFHAKDYLTVLENAGCGRMSDDLYLYGIGPGDNPAFSGMLEWSLLTAGATLQCAEVLAKEEVRIAFNVAGGLHHAAPRMASGFCYANDPVLGILALKQKGRRVAYIDVDAHHGDGVQNAFYSDPDVLTISFHQDGATLFPGSGPVTDIGRDEGRGFSINVPFLPHADDAVFTKAFKKVVPEAIELFDPDVIVAQLGVDSFRTDPLASLDLTTNGFCEAVGMIVDLKRPLLALGGGGYETSNVARAWTLAWAIMNDIELPEDLPDSLRPAFECIGYHKRSLRDARYTGCGRANEEAHRRADETVAWIEEHVFPLIREKVPSPRSRRGGSD, encoded by the coding sequence GTGATCGGGACGGCTTTCCTCTACACCAGCGAATATGATCGATTCGACTACGGTCCTCGCCATCCGCTCAGGATCTCGCGGCTCAGACTCACGCATCAACTCATGGATGCTTACGGACTGCTCGACCTGGAAAACTGCGCCTATCTGGCGACACGCTCCGCCAAGTTGGAAGAACTGCTGGTCTTTCATGCAAAAGATTACCTGACCGTACTGGAAAACGCCGGCTGCGGCCGGATGTCCGACGATTTGTACCTCTACGGCATCGGCCCGGGCGACAATCCGGCTTTCTCGGGAATGCTGGAATGGTCCCTGTTAACGGCCGGCGCGACCCTGCAATGCGCGGAAGTTCTCGCGAAAGAAGAGGTGCGCATCGCCTTTAACGTGGCCGGAGGTCTTCACCATGCGGCTCCGCGCATGGCGTCGGGTTTCTGTTACGCAAACGATCCCGTTCTCGGAATTCTGGCGCTCAAACAAAAGGGGCGCCGGGTCGCCTACATCGATGTGGACGCCCATCACGGGGACGGCGTTCAGAATGCCTTCTATTCGGACCCCGATGTACTGACCATATCGTTCCATCAGGACGGCGCCACCCTGTTCCCCGGCAGCGGCCCCGTGACCGATATCGGACGGGACGAGGGGCGGGGGTTTTCCATAAACGTGCCCTTCCTGCCCCATGCGGACGACGCAGTCTTCACCAAGGCTTTCAAGAAAGTGGTCCCAGAGGCGATCGAGCTGTTCGATCCGGACGTCATTGTGGCTCAATTGGGCGTGGACAGCTTCCGAACGGACCCACTGGCGTCCTTAGACCTGACCACCAACGGATTTTGCGAGGCGGTCGGCATGATTGTCGACCTGAAACGCCCCCTTCTCGCCCTAGGCGGCGGCGGTTATGAAACGAGCAACGTGGCCAGAGCCTGGACCCTGGCGTGGGCCATCATGAATGATATCGAGTTACCCGAAGACCTGCCGGATTCATTGAGACCCGCTTTCGAGTGTATCGGATACCATAAACGGTCTCTGAGGGACGCTCGGTACACAGGCTGCGGACGCGCGAACGAGGAAGCCCATCGCCGCGCCGATGAAACCGTCGCCTGGATCGAGGAGCACGTATTCCCCTTGATCAGGGAAAAGGTGCCTTCTCCTAGGAGCCGCCGGGGCGGGTCGGATTGA
- a CDS encoding metal ABC transporter ATP-binding protein: protein MTTETIIEIRNLWFSYDEYPVLKDVDMDVQRGEFLAIIGPNGGGKTTLLKLILGILKPDRGYVRVFGKEPREAAGRIGYVPQDTSHNRDFPITVFDVVLMGKLGLHRRKRGDSKRDRELAQESLTRVDMWKYRNSRIGELSGGQRQRVFIARALTSEPEILFLDEPTASVDVEGQSSLYRFFNELNETVTIMVVSHDVSVLSSYVKSVACVNQKVYFHDESEITPDMLQRAYHCPVELIAHGVPHRVLRLHEDD, encoded by the coding sequence ATGACGACGGAAACCATCATAGAAATCCGAAACCTGTGGTTCTCCTACGACGAATATCCCGTGCTCAAGGATGTGGACATGGATGTTCAGCGGGGAGAGTTTCTCGCCATCATCGGTCCGAACGGGGGGGGAAAGACCACTCTATTGAAATTGATCCTCGGAATCCTGAAACCGGATCGCGGTTACGTTCGCGTCTTCGGAAAAGAGCCTCGCGAGGCCGCCGGCCGAATCGGCTACGTACCCCAGGACACCTCGCACAATCGTGATTTCCCTATCACGGTATTTGACGTAGTCCTCATGGGCAAACTGGGCTTACACAGGCGTAAGAGAGGGGATTCCAAACGGGATCGGGAGTTGGCGCAGGAAAGCCTGACCCGCGTGGATATGTGGAAATACCGCAACAGCCGCATCGGAGAGCTATCGGGCGGTCAGCGCCAGCGCGTCTTCATCGCCCGGGCTTTGACGTCGGAACCCGAGATCCTGTTTCTGGATGAACCCACCGCGAGCGTGGATGTGGAAGGACAGAGCTCTCTCTACCGCTTTTTCAATGAACTCAATGAGACCGTCACCATCATGGTGGTCAGTCACGACGTCAGCGTGCTGTCCAGCTACGTGAAGTCCGTGGCCTGCGTGAATCAAAAGGTCTATTTTCACGACGAGTCTGAAATCACCCCGGACATGCTGCAAAGGGCGTATCACTGTCCAGTGGAGCTCATCGCTCACGGCGTACCGCATCGGGTTCTTCGACTGCACGAGGATGATTGA
- a CDS encoding transcriptional repressor — translation MCDRCDYGGLLERSGLAVTPNRFQVLNIIGNSEQPLTAREIFEMLEQPHLMNRVTLYRILDTFVEHKLVARMSAGDRSFRFGPAENGNHPSHPHFYCTSCGNMVCLDPDSLHNLESDLLSFRETFPAVVENVEVRLDGICGSCLMRAEKDAKP, via the coding sequence ATGTGCGATCGTTGCGATTATGGAGGCTTATTGGAGAGGTCGGGGCTGGCGGTCACGCCGAATCGCTTTCAGGTGCTGAACATCATAGGAAACAGCGAGCAGCCCCTTACGGCTCGAGAAATCTTCGAAATGCTCGAACAGCCTCACCTCATGAACCGGGTCACACTGTACAGAATATTGGACACATTCGTGGAACACAAACTCGTTGCACGGATGTCCGCCGGGGACCGGTCGTTCCGGTTTGGGCCGGCGGAAAACGGCAACCATCCTTCCCACCCGCATTTTTACTGCACCAGTTGCGGCAATATGGTCTGTCTCGACCCTGATAGTTTGCACAATCTGGAGTCGGACCTGCTATCCTTTCGGGAGACGTTTCCGGCTGTGGTGGAGAACGTTGAGGTGCGGCTGGACGGCATTTGCGGGTCCTGTTTGATGCGAGCGGAAAAGGATGCGAAGCCATGA
- a CDS encoding transcriptional regulator, protein MTEEKESTLRRRIQEVLLTESCTVRDLSQLLRASEKEILSHLPNVARSASHSHKFEIIPAECLECGFTFKRRSRFTVPGKCPLCRSRRISPPRFRIL, encoded by the coding sequence ATGACCGAAGAGAAAGAGTCTACTTTGCGGCGACGCATTCAGGAAGTGCTTCTGACGGAAAGTTGTACGGTCCGGGACCTGTCTCAGCTCTTGCGGGCTTCGGAGAAAGAAATCCTGTCCCACCTTCCCAACGTGGCCCGAAGTGCGAGCCATTCGCATAAATTCGAAATCATTCCCGCCGAGTGCCTGGAGTGTGGGTTCACGTTCAAAAGGCGTTCGAGATTCACGGTTCCGGGGAAATGCCCTTTGTGTCGAAGTCGCAGAATCTCGCCTCCCCGGTTTCGAATTCTCTAA